One segment of Alnus glutinosa chromosome 2, dhAlnGlut1.1, whole genome shotgun sequence DNA contains the following:
- the LOC133860037 gene encoding nuclear transport factor 2B, which produces MNPDEVSRAFVEHYYSTFDSNRAALASLYQEGSMLTFEGQKIQGSPNIVAKLTSLPFQQCKHAITTVDCQPSGPAGGMLVFVSGNLQLVGEQHALKFSQMFHLIPTPQGSFYVLNDIFRLNYA; this is translated from the exons ATGAACCCAGACGAGGTGTCAAGGGCGTTCGTGGAGCACTACTACTCGACGTTCGATTCGAACCGAGCGGCGCTGGCGAGCCTGTACCAGGAGGGTTCCATGCTGACCTTCGAGGGCCAGAAGATCCAGGGCTCACCGAACATCGTGGCCAAGCTCACCAGCCTCCCCTTCCAGCAGTGCAAGCACGCCATCACCACCGTCGACTGCCAGCCCTCCGGCCCCGCTGGCGGTATGCTCGTCTTTGTCAGCGGCAATCTCCAGCTTGTTGGCGAACAACACGCCCTCAAGTTCAGTCAG ATGTTCCATCTGATACCGACACCGCAAGGAAGCTTTTACGTGTTGAATGACATTTTCCGCTTGAATTATGCATAA
- the LOC133860039 gene encoding uncharacterized protein LOC133860039: protein MSDWGPVFVAVVLFIVLTPGLLIQVPGKHRFIEFGSFQTSAISILIHSILYFALICIFLLAVGVHMYMGS, encoded by the coding sequence ATGTCGGATTGGGGGCCGGTGTTCGTTGCGGTGGTGCTCTTCATCGTGCTCACGCCGGGGTTGCTCATTCAGGTACCAGGAAAGCACCGATTTATAGAATTCGGCAGCTTCCAGACAAGTGCGATTTCCATACTGATTCATTCCATCCTCTACTTTGCACTCATATGCATCTTCTTGTTAGCTGTTGGAGTCCACATGTACATGGGCTCGTAG
- the LOC133860038 gene encoding uncharacterized protein LOC133860038 → MLPLILQFFFLSSSSSSCCIRNRTRQVRMNDWAATLIASALFALLTPGTLFQMPGRNRPFDFMNMKTSIASIFVHTVLYGLLLILFLVLLHIHLYV, encoded by the coding sequence ATGCTTCCTTTgattcttcaatttttctttctttcttcttcttcttcttcttgttgtaTTAGAAATAGAACAAGACAAGTTAGGATGAACGATTGGGCTGCTACTCTCATAGCTTCGGCGCTGTTTGCACTTCTGACACCAGGAACACTCTTTCAAATGCCCGGAAGGAATCGGCCGTTTGATTTTATGAACATGAAGACTAGTATTGCCTCCATATTTGTGCACACAGTTCTCTACGGTTTGCTTCtcattttgtttcttgttcttcttcacATTCACCTCTACGTCTAG
- the LOC133861311 gene encoding uncharacterized protein LOC133861311, which yields MHIHGDLKGQLGFEWLEHRQQRETEMADWGPVVIAVVLFVLLTPGLLFQLPGNSRVVEFANMQTSGVSILVHTIIYFGLITIFLIAIGVHITTG from the coding sequence ATGCACATACACGGCGATTTAAAGGGACAACTCGGTTTCGAGTGGCTTGAGCACAGGCAACAAAGAGAAACAGAGATGGCGGATTGGGGGCCAGTTGTAATAGCAGTGGTGCTATTTGTGCTGTTGACGCCGGGGCTACTGTTCCAGCTGCCTGGCAATAGCCGAGTGGTGGAATTTGCAAACATGCAGACCAGTGGGGTCTCCATATTAGTCCACACCATCATCTACTTCGGACTCATCACCATCTTCCTTATTGCCATTGGTGTTCATATCACCACAGGATGA
- the LOC133860040 gene encoding uncharacterized protein LOC133860040 encodes MADWGPVLIGVVLFVLLQPGLLFQIPGNNRNLEFGSLKTNGKAIAFHTLIFFALYAILILAVHVHIYAG; translated from the coding sequence ATGGCGGACTGGGGGCCTGTGCTGATCGGGGTGGTACTATTCGTGCTGCTCCAACCGGGACTTCTCTTCCAGATACCGGGAAACAACCGGAACCTGGAGTTCGGCAGCTTGAAGACCAACGGCAAGGCCATAGCTTTCCACACTCTCATCTTCTTTGCTCTCTACGCCATCCTCATCTTGGCCGTCCACGTCCACATCTACGCCGGCTAA
- the LOC133861448 gene encoding uncharacterized protein LOC133861448 → MGADWGPVVVAVVLFILLSPGLLFQLPARARVVEFGNMYTSGIAILVHAIIYFCIFTILVIAIGIHIHVN, encoded by the coding sequence ATGGGTGCTGATTGGGGGCCAGTAGTCGTCGCGGTGGTTTTGTTCATCCTCTTATCACCAGGATTGCTGTTCCAACTGCCGGCAAGAGCGAGGGTGGTGGAGTTCGGAAACATGTACACTAGTGGGATTGCCATTCTGGTTCATGCCATTATATACTTTTGCATATTCACCATCTTGGTCATTGCAATTGGTATTCACATACACGTTAATTGA
- the LOC133860616 gene encoding elongation factor Tu, mitochondrial-like: LYVNVGTIGHVDHGKTTLTAAITKVLAEEGKAKAVAFDEIDKAPEEKKRGITIATAHVEYETDKRHYAHVDCPGHADYVKVGVPSLVCFLNKVDAIDDPELLELVEMELRELLSFYKFPGDEIPITRGSTLSALQVRSQWKHHEVKVKESKTLLFGEKPVTVFGVRNPEEIPWAETGAEFIVESTGVFTDKEKAAAHLKGGAKKVIISALSKDAPMVVVGVNEKEWKPDFDIISNASCTTNCLAPLAKVINHRSLHRWWVCQFMCRLI; this comes from the exons CTGTACGTGAATGTGGGAACCATTGGGCATGTCGATCATGGGAAGACTACACTGACTGCAGCTATAACAAAG GTGCTAGCAGAAGAAGGGAAAGCTAAGGCTGTTGCCTTCGATGAAATTGACAAGGCCccagaagagaaaaagagagggaTTACAATTGCAACG GCACATGTGGAGTATGAAACTGATAAACGACACTATGCACATGTAGATTGTCCAGGACATGCAGATTATGTGAAG GTTGGTGTGCCATCACTTGTGTGTTTTCTAAATAAAGTTGATGCTATTGATGATCCAGAGTTGTTGGAGCTTGTGGAAATGGAGCTCCGTG AGCTTCTTAGCTTCTACAAGTTTCCTGGGGATGAGATCCCTATCACTCGGGGTTCAACTTTGTCTGCTTTACAAG TTCGCAGTCAGTGGAAGCATCATGAAGTCAAGGTTAAGGAATCGAAGACCCTTCTCTTTGGCGAGAAGCCCGTCACTGTCTTTGGTGTCAG GAACCCGGAGGAGATCCCTTGGGCCGAGACTGGAGCTGAGTTCATTGTGGAGTCCACTGGAGTTTTCACTGACAAGGAAAAGGCTGCTGCTCACTTGAAG GGAGGTGCAAAGAAGGTCATCATCTCAGCCCTTAGCAAGGATGCTCCCATGGTTGTTGTTGGTGTCAATGAAAAGGAATGGAAGCCTGATTTTGACATCATTTCCAATGCTAGCTGCACCACCAACTGCCTTGCTCCCCTTGCAAAG GTTATTAACCACCGTTCACTCCATCGCTGGTGGGTTTGTCAGTTTATGTGCAGgttaatataa
- the LOC133860998 gene encoding uncharacterized protein LOC133860998, with protein sequence MRDQGPQSSVFYELCSMIFQILRTPPLSLPFPTLTNVGPSSYKPISPAAFGSLFIGISVALMLFGSLTFFIGFILMPLVIGLVLLFYFAGFVSSLSELGRSILCPVDSQKNGPAWSYEAEAYD encoded by the exons ATGAGAGATCAAGGCCCGCAATCCAGCGTTTTCTACGAGCTCTGCTCCATGATCTTCCAGATCCTCCGAACCCCTCCCCTATCTCTCCCATTTCCAACCCTAACAAACGTCGGACCGTCCTCCTACAAACCGATATCGCCCGCCGCCTTCGGCTCGCTCTTTATCGGGATTTCGGTGGCTCTGATGCTCTTCGGGTCCCTCACGTTCTTCATCGGCTTCATACTGATGCCTCTGGTCATTGGGCTCGTCTTGCTCTTCTACTTCGCCGGCTTCGTCTCCAGTTTGTCCGAATTGGGCCGCTCCATTCTTTGCCCCGTTGACTCCCAGAAGAATGGGCCTG CATGGAGCTATGAAGCTGAGGCTTACGACTAG